The Hippoglossus hippoglossus isolate fHipHip1 chromosome 19, fHipHip1.pri, whole genome shotgun sequence genome has a segment encoding these proteins:
- the LOC117753173 gene encoding histone H3.3A: MARTKQTARKSTGGKAPRKQLATKAARKSAPSTGGVKKPHRYRPGTVALREIRRYQKSTELLIRKLPFQRLVREIAQDFKTDLRFQSAAIGALQEASEAYLVGLFEDTNLCAIHAKRVTIMPKDIQLARRIRGERA; this comes from the exons ATGGCTCGTACCAAGCAGACTGCCCGTAAATCCACCGGAGGAAAGGCGCCGAGGAAGCAGCTCGCGACCAAGGCTGCTAGGAAGAGCGCTCCGTCCACCGGAGGAGTGAAGAAGCCCCATCGTTAcag GCCGGGAACTGTGGCTCTGAGGGAGATCCGTCGTTACCAGAAGTCCACTGAGCTCCTCATCCGTAAGCTGCCCTTCCAGCGTCTGGTGAGGGAAATCGCCCAAGACTTCAAGACCGATCTGCGCTTCCAGAGCGCCGCCATTGGAGCTCTTCAG GAGGCCAGTGAGGCTTACCTGGTGGGTTTGTTTGAGGACACCAACCTGTGCGCCATCCACGCCAAACGTGTCACCATCATGCCCAAAGACATCCAGCTGGCCCGTAGgataagaggagagagggcCTAA